A region of Carassius gibelio isolate Cgi1373 ecotype wild population from Czech Republic chromosome B11, carGib1.2-hapl.c, whole genome shotgun sequence DNA encodes the following proteins:
- the igfbp6a gene encoding insulin-like growth factor-binding protein 6a: MVALHYLLTLMVTIQLSLYGSNSLVLGLKNICTLCNGPSGESKAHRGERLSGEEITSVLALGEPCGVYTLPCAQGLRCIPPLGEQSPLQALLQGRGVCKNIKITFTDIHPPTDYRPSTNEDNFEKGPCRKLLNTVLQSIELTIIHSIPDIYIPNCDRQGFFRKKQCRSSRGMQRGHCWCVDEKGSKISSRKRSDGTISCNSA; encoded by the exons ATGGTTGCTTTACATTATTTACTAACACTTATGGTTACCATTCAACTCAGCCTATATGGCTCCAACTCTCTTGTATTAGGCTTAAAGAATATCTGTACATTGTGTAATGGGCCCTCTGGGGAATCCAAGGCCCACAGAGGTGAGCGTTTATCAGGGGAGGAGATCACATCCGTGTTGGCATTAGGTGAACCCTGTGGGGTTTACACTCTACCGTGTGCTCAGGGTCTTCGGTGTATCCCTCCTCTTGGAGAGCAAAGTCCCCTTCAGGCACTGCTTCAGGGACGAGGGGTCtgcaaaaacatcaaaattacCTTTACTGACATCCATCCACCTACAG ATTATCGTCCATCAACCAATGAAGACAATTTTGAAAAG GGGCCTTGTCGCAAACTGCTAAACACAGTCCTCCAAAGTATAGAGCTCACAATTATCCATTCAATTCCGGACATCTACATCCCCAACTGTGACAGACAAGGGTTCTTCAGGAAGAAACAG TGTCGGTCATCAAGAGGAATGCAAAGAGGACATTGCTGGTGTGTTGATGAGAAAGGATCAAAAATTTCATCCCGTAAAAGGAGTGATGGAACTATCTCATGTAACAGTGCCTGA